The nucleotide sequence CACTTATAAATCAAGGCAACATTGACATCGCCATATCAGTACTAGAAAAAGCAGAAAACATATTAACGAAACTGTTAGTCACGAACCCAGGAAACGCAGAGGTTATCGAAACTCTTTATTTTGTAAAATTGAATATTGCCGAAAGCAATGAGTTTATCAGAAACAGGCTCTTATCGGTAAAAAAATTAGAGGAAGCACAAAACCTACTAGCAAAAATTCTCGAGCAAGACAGTGACAATAGTTTGTGGAAATCACATTTTCTGCATGTTAAAACGCTTCTAGAATTTTATCAGTCACTACTTACATCCAATTCATTTCCAAATACTGCAACGTCTAGTATTGCCCTTAATGGAGTCTTGAACGAGAATACTCATATTAAAACAAAAACCTATGCCGCTCATTATTTTCAAAATAGTGAACAATGGCAGGTTAGCCAAGACTTGCTAACCTCATTGAACAAAGTTCACTCGCTAAAAGACGAAATTCAAGACGATATTCACGCTCAAACCATTAATACCGACGTTTTAATAAACTACACGCAATATTTGTTAGCCACTATTCGCCAAACCCATCACGAAAGCGGTGAAGATGCAAATAAAGTCCGGAATCAGTGTGAACTCCTATTTATGCTTACAAACAAAGTTATCGGCCAAAGTCACTACCCTTTGTTTTTGCAAGCTCATGTATTTGCAGGCTACTGCTTAAATAACCAAAGTGCGGTAGCCGAACAACGAAGGCAGCTTGCTTTAATGAAAGTACCTCTGCCCCATTATTTTACCAACATCAATAAGGAATTGATAAATGACAACAACACCACCAAATTATAACTACGATGTCACCGTTGACGCAAATGGCGCCTTTACCATAACGCCAATAGATGGGGCGCCAGATTCGCCAATTACCGTATCCGTGCCCAATACCACCATTACGTATACGCTAACCGACAACACTGCGAGCAATATGGTGTTTGTTTCTCCCGAAATAAGTGACGACCCAAATGGCGATTTAACCTGGCAAGTTACAAACAACGGAAAAAGCATAGTAATTACTGATTCTGACGCTAGTAAAGAGGACCATATTTGCGTAAAACTGGTTGCGGCGTTTGTTAGCCCAGATCCACAAATTAAAAATGATCCCCTTTAAAAAATAAAATCTATGGTTCTCCTTTCTATCTATATTCCCCCAACACGCTGAGCCAAACGGCCCAGCGTGTTGATTACGCAGTACAGAACAAGGAATGAATACGAAACGTTCACAACCACTCTATTTTATTACCGCAACACTCTTATTTTTGCTATCTTTCACCACAAACGTGCACGCCACAAGCGGCGAAACCAATACCCAAATCTTTACATTACAACTATGGGCACCCGATGAAGTGCCGCCCCCCGATGCCAAACATGTTGAAATTGGTGAGGGTTATTACTACCGCTATACACCAGAAGCCGTTAGCTTTACTGACAATACCAACCGCAAAGTAAAAATCACTTTCGATACTACCCTCGCCTCACGTTATCAATTTCGCTGGGTAACCGCAACAAGCCCGGGTGACGTTACGTTAGAAGAAAAAACTAATACGCTTATGAGGATTGCCATTGATGACGGTAACGACGTGGCAGACGATATTTACCTGGAAGTATGGGTTTTCGATACCCAAACCGGCGAACGGTTTATGTGTGACCCGCAAATACAAAACAAACCTGTTTAATGACTCATTAAGAGTATTTTTACAAATGAAGTTGTTTTACGTGTGACGCTCAACACGCTGGTCAAATAAGCTCAGCGTGTTTTATCTACCTCAATTTACAAAAAACAAATCTGGTCCCTGCCTTGAGACTTAGCTTGATAAAGT is from Alteromonas australica and encodes:
- a CDS encoding DP-EP family protein, which encodes MTTTPPNYNYDVTVDANGAFTITPIDGAPDSPITVSVPNTTITYTLTDNTASNMVFVSPEISDDPNGDLTWQVTNNGKSIVITDSDASKEDHICVKLVAAFVSPDPQIKNDPL